AAAATGTTTTTGGATGATTGCATTACTTGTAGCATAAAAGAGCTTCACAATAGCTACAAAGAATTGGGAAGATAAAGGACTGGTGGAAGTGAAGGAAGAAAAATGCGGTGTTGACTAACAGCAATTCTTTATTGTTGGCAATATATTAAAAGCACACCAAGCTGTATGTGTAAATAACAGGGACTGGAACCCTGCTCAGCGGTTCTGTCATCAGCCATCAGGCTTAATACTAGTACAACAAAATGTAGCTGTGAACCAGCATTTGATAAAACTCACAATTTTGGGCAGATAATGCAAGCAGTGCAGCGATGAAATATGTGAATATTTTCACATCCATCAAACCAGTGACCTGTATGTCTCGGCACATTTTCCTTTTTGCTTCACTGCAGGGAACATAACTCATTGAGCATACGAGAGGTCAACGTGCACTGCTGCAATATTGTTTAAGGACAGGTACAGCTTACTTATATTAATGCACATCTACTGACATGAGGATTGATAAAATCGACGTCATTCTTGGAGACCACGGCCAAGTCCTGGATCAAGCCCATGTCCCCACAATGCATATAGGAAATCACTTCTGCACAGCACTTTCCAGTCATTAAATAAGCATGACTTTCCTTAACCCTATAAATTTTCTCTATTTAAGCTAGGGTTGCCACCTTTactgaggaaaaagaaagaaagacttgtCACTGCAAAGGAGGTGGGGGGAGTGTTCTTTTGTGTGAAGAGTATTGTAAGCAAAAATACAAAATGAGAACAAAATGCAGTGGTGATACGCCAAGTACAAACGTTGCGTGACTGAAACTTCTCGGAAAGCTTTATATCAAATTTTGTATACTCGTCTGTCATGTAGTCGGGTTTTGTAGGGCAGGTGAACAAACAGTGTGCATCCATTTTGCTCTTGTGGCTCAAACTGGTCATGCCAGCTGATGCAATAAGGCCCCAACAGTTGGTGGCCACAGGAAAGATGTATCAAGGCGAAGCAGAGGATGTGCTTGGACTTATAAGAGAAaacttggaagaaaaaaaaatgtgcaaaagcATGGATGGTTGTCCTACAACACGACGGTAAAAAGTTTAAGGAATTAAAAATCGGTTCCCTTGTAACAATTCAGTTGCCTGGTATGCATAAATGCCTGGGGAGCATTAGTGATGCAGCGTATGTGTCGATTTAGGAAGAACTGGCAAAACTGCAAATGATATGCCAGTACGGGGGTCGAACCGGCAGCCGGCACTGTGAGAGAAAAATCGGCCAGGTGGCAAATCTATTTGGCCACTCTCATCATGGATTCCTCTAAAACAATTGTGCAATGCTGTTGTCTAGCTTTTCAATGTTTAGCTTGTTTAGATGTTTAGCTTTTTCAACAAGCACAATGCTGTACCGTGTGAAACTGGTGACGTGATGTTATTTTATTACTGTCATATTCACTGGTGCACCAGATACGTTTCCGTTTCTGTTTATCATTTACAAGCTTCTCAGTTCACCTGACATCCACTTGACAGCATTATTTGAATCACATCATGTAAATAAGTTTTGTTTTTACCAACCAGACTCCATGGAACCTCTATAGTTCACTTTGTTTAGAAAGTGAATATTCAGCACTTGATTAAACGTTCGTATTTGATTTAATGAGAAAATTTGACTATTTGACATTCCTACTTGTAACAGGAAGAAAACATTGTGCAGTACAGTATTTCCTATAACAATTTGCAGTCAGTTTTTCTAGAGGCTTATGCAAGCTCAGCTTTTAGTCCTGCCAAACAATGAAGAAAATATAATACAAAGTTTGCTTCAAGGGCAGGTGCTTCTCAGTAGTTGTTGTCCTGttcgttgttttgttttttaatgcaattagcattcttaagATATGTCACACACTTTCGatgggctatctatctatctgtgtctCTAATCGTTTTCCGACAATTTGGGTGACAGAGTAGTTATGATCTAATGGGCAGCGCTTCGggttgctgtgctgagggaagcGGGTTCAAAACAGGCTGTCAGACCAACTTGCATCATTGgacatgtgccgctcttcaacgaacctctttcacggcAGCTTCAGTTACTGGGCGTGCGCTGCTCTTCAGGGAACCTCtgtgacgccaacttgggtcactgggtctgTGCCACTAGCTAGGTGCcattcttcaatgacaaaaaaaaaaaaaaaacctttacaaTTTTTTCAGTGCTGGGAGGAATCGAACCTGTGTTATATATCTAGACAAccttgtctgaatatatattcacaCACGCTCCATGCACAGTCTTCAAGGTGGCGGTGTTAGATGATGCAGCATGTCCAGAGGGATgcacgagagaggagcccggctgcatatGCGCCTCATACATGACACATTTCGGCAATCGCAATGCAGTGTATGGCTACATCTcgtgaatgctaatcgcattaaatgTTGACATTCATTGTGAGGTGGGTtcggctgcatttttttttctttcattataaagTTGTGAAGATACCTTCTCCTTATTGCATATATTACTTTTCATAATGTAGAGACAGGTAAAAATTTCAGTAGCAGTGGAAGCTAAAGGGTCAGTGGGATTAGTTTATTGCAGCATTTATTTACCTCCTTTGTGTTTTTATACATGTGCCTAGTTACCTTCTGGCATGAAGTTCAGTAACAAGACAAGAATGTAAATAGTTCAAACTGAAGTAAATATATTTTATCTCCACAGATCGTGGGACTGATAGTAATGTCGCTGTTGATCAAGACCTATAGTGTATCCTGGGTGCTGTTCCTGATGATGACGGCTTTTGCTTTTGCTGTCGTCAGCTTCATTATTCTACTTTCGGCAATGGGCTCCTACTCTGGATCCCTCCTCATCGGAACTCTTTTTGTAAGTATTTGAAAGCAATAAATAAGTTAAAATTTAGTTCTGAGAGCGCGAGTGCTTATTTTGAAGCATATGATGAGAGAACAATTAAAATTAGTGCTTTCCGAAATTTGCACTTAAGGATAATGACAGCACTGCAAATTAACATTCTTCATAATTACAAAGTGAAGTTATAAGCTTTATTCAGTGTTTCGCTCATGTATCTCCAATTATTCGTTACCATAAAACTGAACAAGCTGATCCTCAGTAGAGTAATTGCACTGATACGGTAGAGCTTTTCTTAGCCCTACAAAGATTTCACTCAAAGTTACCGTAAGCTAAGCGAACTAGCTACGACCTGCCTGGTTACGTCATGTGCCGACATCATGTGTACGAGTGAACAAGATATTTAAGCGCAGCATGAAATAAAGGAAGAGAGCTCCGTTTCGACCATTGCCTCATCGTGTTCCTTCACTCTTTGCTGCCTTGGCGGCTGCAGCACCGCTCGCCTGGCCGAGCATGCCTGTTTACCAGCATTGCCCTCAGCATGGCAACACAATTGACTTCACTTTTGTTGCAGCACCAGCTGTGGCGTGATCATGCCTCACGGTCCTTGCAACTGCTATGCACAGTACCATTACACAATTAGTAACAGACACTTTGGCTTGGAAAGAGCACATTAAAAGCACAGTGGTATGATGTTTATTGTGGTAAATGTTCTCTTACGGCAGGTGCATCACATGCTTAGTGTATGTGTAATTTTCTAGTGATTACAGTATATATGATTTCACATGAACAATGTGTTTTTAGGAGCATAGTGTGCTGAATACACCGTTTGCTCGACTTCAGTGAAATAACATTTTATTCAATCGCAGTATTTGAAATATGTGACTGATCTGAGTATCTGTTTGCAGTACCTCAACTACCACATTGTGGGCTTCATCTTCTACCTTTCGGGAGGGTTGACATGTGTTGTCAATGCATCGCAATTTGCTGGCTTGGGCAGCATCATAGCAGCTGGGGTAAGTGAACTGCTGACTAGATGTCTTTTTCAGGTTCTGCAATGATGCATTGACTGGGCGATAGTTTTGGATTCTGTTATTGAGTCAGCTCTCCAGCCATATTTAAGGCCATGTTGCCGTACAGCACAAACAACATTCTCAGGAGTTGAGCTCCAAGTAACAATAACAAGCCACTTTTGCATGTCCAATCCATTCAGAAGGCAATCTTCAAGTACTACATAATTTGGACTGCTGTAATTTAGTGTTTGCTAAATGCTGCTTGAAGATTTACCAATTAAATTTCCATGTTATTGATAATACTGGTTGGAATCTCATTTGACTTCAGTGTGATGGCTTCCTGTCATCCCAACTAGCAGATCTAACAAAGCGTTTGTTACCAGCACAAACCAGCACAGTTCTCCTTAACAGTACAGTTTGAGAAGGAACTGCTTTACTTGTGTATAGAGGTAGCCATGATGAGAATCTTTGATAATTGCTCCTTTGTCATCAGCAAGCTTAACCATATGGGAATGCATCCTGCTGCCCTTAGCAAGAGCAGCCACAGTTGCAAAGAACAATGTGACTTGAAATTTGCCCCTCATTTACTTATCATTCTTTTTGCCAGCTGCGCAAGCTTGATTTGTCTAAAGCCACCTGTGGAGACTTCACAGAAGTGGCTAAGCCCTAATATGTAATTGTGCTGCAGAGCAGTTCACAGTTTCAATCCCAGCTGCAGCATCCACATTCTGATGGAGAGTGAAATACAAGAATGCTAGTGTACTCACATTTTGGGTGCACTTTAATGGACcccagatagagagagagagataaaaggaaggcagggatgttaaccaggctGCGTGCATAAAGGACCCCAGGCGGTCTCAATTAATCTGGAGCTGTCTATTATGGCATCTAACCCAGCTGCTATGTTAGTAACTGTAGGATTGCAGTTTGACGTAACTACACTGCTGCTAATTGTATATACTGCACCTGGACTTCCGACTCGTGCCTAAATATTGTGTGTGATCTCCAGCTACTCCGTGCCAGCCCTGTGATACAGTACTAAATATGGGAACGTCCATGACACGGGCTCTTGCAGCATGATCTTTAATTGTTCTTtatctcttaaagggacactaaatagaaaCGCTGAATAATTTAGATCAATAAAGTACTCTTTCAAAAATTACTTTTCTTACATTCGCAGTAAGAAATTGATTACTAGAAGAGAAACTGAGGGCCAAACGTAAACTTTTGAAAACCGAATTTTTCTAATTTCATGTCGAAAACCCAGCACCAGTATGACAGTGTAACATCGCAGATTTTAAAGTATTTTCCTATACTTGTGCAGTAAAAGCTCTCGAAACTTGAAGTTCAGTCTCTGGATCCTTTAGAATACTGTGTAGTGCATCTTTACTGCTAAAAAAACTATCTAAACCCGAGCAGAGactgtcaaaatccatgatgttATGGCGAGCTGGTGCGAGGACGTAAAGGCAGCATTTCCACCTGTCCTGTCTTTCATTCTTGCATCTCTTCTGGCTTATCAGGCTGCCTCGCACTGTAAGAGTGGCTTTATTGGTATTGTGTATGGGTAATTTATTAATACAGTTCAACTTAATTTTCTCTTGCCCCTTTAATGGCATTCAAATTTAAGTGTTCCACAGTCTTAGAAGAAATACATGAAAACAGTGTGGGCTGTGTAGTTAGATTATTTAAAACAATGATGGACAGATTTAAGTTCAGTAATATTCATTGCAGAACATAGTAATAAGGTAAAATGTTTTGCTTTAGTAACAGAATTCAGGGCATATGATTGTGTTTCCAAGTTGAAGatggttgcaatgtgggcttgttggtaatgcatcttcaaggggtgtacagtagcgcgattaaaagatgggacaaaagaagg
This Dermacentor albipictus isolate Rhodes 1998 colony chromosome 1, USDA_Dalb.pri_finalv2, whole genome shotgun sequence DNA region includes the following protein-coding sequences:
- the LOC139052402 gene encoding uncharacterized protein is translated as MHVTQQTTTVSSSGGNERLALCAFNFGYLKTPDGWIKIAQVIVGLIVMSLLIKTYSVSWVLFLMMTAFAFAVVSFIILLSAMGSYSGSLLIGTLFYLNYHIVGFIFYLSGGLTCVVNASQFAGLGSIIAAGVLGLIASALYAVDVALTVRARV